A portion of the Actomonas aquatica genome contains these proteins:
- a CDS encoding M15 family metallopeptidase, producing MLGTLGVVLAGTSCRADDGEVGSLPAGFVRLAEVAPTVQQEPRYATADNFVGEPIHGYEAPTVVLTVPAAQSLRAVQQALLEQGLSLKVFDAYRPQRAVLHFVRWARDEDDQRTKATYYPDVPKAELFERGYIALESGHSRGSTVDVSLLRRVADGTWQELPMGTPFDFFGPESASSSEAVSAEAQANRKRLRAVMEKHGWIAYEAEWWHFTLRDEPYPETYFDFVVR from the coding sequence ATGCTGGGGACACTCGGAGTCGTGCTCGCAGGGACGAGTTGTCGGGCGGACGACGGCGAGGTCGGATCGTTGCCCGCGGGGTTTGTGCGTCTGGCGGAGGTCGCGCCGACCGTGCAGCAGGAGCCGCGTTATGCGACGGCGGATAATTTTGTGGGGGAGCCCATTCACGGGTATGAGGCGCCGACTGTGGTTTTGACCGTGCCCGCGGCACAGTCGTTGCGCGCGGTGCAACAGGCGCTGTTGGAGCAGGGACTGAGTCTAAAGGTGTTCGATGCATACCGGCCGCAACGGGCGGTGTTGCACTTCGTGCGCTGGGCGCGGGATGAAGATGATCAGCGGACGAAGGCGACGTATTATCCGGACGTGCCGAAAGCGGAGTTGTTTGAACGAGGTTACATCGCGCTGGAATCGGGCCACTCGCGAGGGAGCACGGTGGACGTGTCCTTGCTGCGACGGGTAGCCGACGGCACATGGCAGGAGCTACCGATGGGCACGCCGTTTGATTTTTTTGGGCCGGAGTCTGCCAGCAGCTCGGAGGCGGTTTCGGCCGAGGCGCAGGCCAACCGAAAGCGACTGCGCGCCGTCATGGAAAAACACGGCTGGATTGCCTACGAGGCGGAGTGGTGGCACTTTACCCTGCGCGACGAGCCGTATCCGGAAACCTACTTCGATTTTGTGGTGCGGTAG
- a CDS encoding endo-1,4-beta-xylanase: MTLPFFCAPNRCARLIRGLTGTIGILGGVAVATATQPATTLRDAYAGKFRIGSTVNGWYLRDLSNPALQISAQQFDTVTSANAMKWGVFNPEPGVYHYEYVQPYIDFAEAHDLYTIGHCLFWHSQTPDWVYEDAEGNPLSRDALLARMRERARLYAERWGDAIDLWDVVNESIESDGSKRQSKFNQIIGDDFEEQAFRIAAEFFPDAKLIYNDYGMTEPGRRAGVVAMVEDFKAKGVRIDGIGLQGHWSMHRPTITEIEESILHLASTGLPLHITELDVDFLGRDQFFGADGANVDLAARQATPENNPFPDGLPAAEQERLADRYAEIFALLLKHADKIERVTFWGVTDADSWLNNWPARGRTNYPLLFDREGQPKPAFHRVLELATTP; the protein is encoded by the coding sequence GTGACCCTCCCGTTTTTTTGCGCCCCTAACCGGTGTGCCCGCCTCATCCGCGGCCTGACCGGAACCATCGGAATCCTCGGCGGTGTCGCGGTCGCCACGGCCACCCAACCCGCCACCACCCTGCGCGACGCCTACGCCGGTAAGTTCCGCATCGGGTCGACCGTCAACGGCTGGTATCTGCGCGACCTGTCCAATCCCGCCCTACAAATCTCCGCGCAGCAGTTCGACACCGTCACCTCGGCCAACGCCATGAAGTGGGGCGTCTTTAACCCCGAGCCGGGCGTCTACCACTACGAATACGTCCAGCCCTACATCGACTTCGCCGAGGCGCATGACCTCTACACCATCGGCCATTGCCTTTTCTGGCACAGCCAGACCCCCGACTGGGTTTACGAAGATGCCGAGGGCAACCCGCTCTCCCGCGACGCCCTCCTCGCCCGCATGCGCGAACGCGCCCGCCTCTACGCCGAACGCTGGGGCGACGCCATCGATCTCTGGGACGTCGTCAACGAGTCCATCGAAAGCGACGGCTCAAAACGCCAGTCCAAGTTCAACCAAATCATCGGCGACGACTTCGAGGAACAGGCCTTCCGCATCGCCGCCGAGTTCTTCCCCGACGCCAAGCTCATCTACAACGACTACGGCATGACCGAGCCCGGTCGCCGCGCCGGCGTCGTCGCCATGGTTGAAGACTTCAAAGCCAAGGGCGTGCGCATCGACGGCATCGGCCTGCAGGGCCACTGGTCCATGCACCGTCCGACCATCACCGAGATCGAGGAGTCCATCCTCCACCTCGCCTCCACCGGCCTGCCGCTGCACATCACCGAACTCGACGTCGACTTCCTCGGCCGCGACCAGTTCTTCGGTGCCGATGGCGCCAACGTCGACCTCGCCGCCCGCCAAGCCACGCCGGAAAACAATCCCTTCCCGGATGGCCTGCCCGCCGCCGAACAGGAACGCCTCGCCGACCGCTACGCCGAGATCTTCGCGCTGCTGCTCAAACACGCCGACAAGATCGAACGCGTCACCTTCTGGGGCGTCACCGACGCCGATTCCTGGCTCAACAACTGGCCCGCCCGCGGCCGCACCAATTACCCATTACTCTTCGATCGCGAAGGTCAGCCCAAGCCCGCCTTCCATCGCGTGCTCGAGCTCGCGACCACCCCGTAA
- a CDS encoding flavodoxin domain-containing protein: MSTLIVYASTHGFTEMCAQRIARELPGPVETFDLSTHPHPDLSRAGVILIGGSVHIGAIQPAVGEFCERYHDRLLRHPLALFISCMKQDEEAAEQLEAAYPLRLRAHAFATARLGGAFYFDRMSMLQRWVVKNMAGVKKSVEDLDTAMLQSFIATTCRQIRLYERKRQLETSGVN, encoded by the coding sequence ATGTCCACGCTCATCGTTTACGCTTCGACTCACGGTTTCACCGAGATGTGCGCCCAGCGCATCGCCCGCGAGTTGCCCGGTCCGGTTGAGACCTTCGACCTGTCCACTCACCCGCATCCCGACCTCTCGAGGGCCGGGGTGATTCTCATTGGCGGCTCGGTCCACATCGGCGCGATCCAACCCGCCGTCGGCGAGTTCTGCGAACGCTACCATGATCGCCTGCTGCGCCATCCCCTCGCGTTGTTTATTTCCTGCATGAAGCAGGACGAGGAAGCCGCCGAACAACTCGAGGCCGCCTACCCCTTGCGCTTGCGCGCCCACGCTTTCGCCACCGCCCGTCTGGGCGGTGCGTTTTATTTTGACCGCATGTCCATGCTGCAGCGCTGGGTCGTCAAAAACATGGCTGGCGTCAAAAAGTCCGTCGAAGACCTCGATACCGCCATGCTCCAGAGCTTCATCGCGACCACCTGCCGCCAGATCCGCCTCTACGAGCGTAAACGGCAACTGGAGACGTCCGGCGTGAACTGA
- a CDS encoding alpha/beta hydrolase family protein, whose translation MPATIRPVRSALRQRSLTLLIAVLAGGFAAVHGADDPTERATPVPADQPIPVTDFFRPWLFSQPALNGKGTHVAAVVPMSADRKGLLFVELEKNKIKTVTPSANRDVASYVWLNDKRVLLTVVEDNLYASGLYIAEPSGKSFSVEQNSACQIIGLPLETPDFPLVWVRRNAYDDGRDYGVVQINTRVGIRSRREEHVLGGTGFQSNNDPLSTYGIQATVKRTFPKAPGPVVTSYFTDRLGELAFATTASGGRFTLHYLEQDEWHESPADLDEIYIIGAGDDPGELIVMGPTQAGSPRALHRFDARSGQLGEMVYQDDAYDPESASIIRDPRSRRMIGLRIDSVATRTVWFDETMRQVQAMVEQSLPRQIVLIVDMDEEGRHFILASYSDKQPPIFHVLDLKKKSLGLLKQSAPWIDPDRSAPMHIIQFKARDGVKLEGFLTIPPAASEANPVPLVVLPHGGPWANDIWGWDPEVQFLASRGYAVFQPNYRGSTGYDWKFPGDTWDFAKMHHDVTDGVKALRKMSLIDPDRIAIMGSSFGGYLALTGATQEPDLYRCAISNAGVFDWQELIDDMQRFRFEDARYQVLRRNLLEASATSADLEAISPLNRIDQIKIPVFVAHGKKDTVVSIRQSKHLVDELEKNHIPHEVLFAGGEGHGMEQLRNLDALYSRIEAFLAKHL comes from the coding sequence ATGCCCGCAACCATTCGCCCCGTCAGGTCCGCGCTTCGCCAGCGTTCCCTCACGCTCCTCATCGCAGTTCTCGCCGGCGGATTCGCCGCCGTCCACGGCGCCGACGACCCCACGGAACGCGCCACCCCGGTCCCCGCCGACCAACCGATTCCGGTCACTGACTTCTTCCGCCCCTGGCTGTTTTCCCAGCCAGCCCTGAACGGCAAGGGCACCCACGTCGCCGCGGTTGTGCCCATGTCGGCCGACCGCAAAGGCCTGCTCTTCGTCGAGCTGGAGAAGAATAAAATCAAAACCGTCACCCCGTCGGCCAACCGCGACGTCGCCAGCTATGTCTGGCTCAACGACAAACGTGTTCTGCTCACGGTGGTGGAGGACAACCTCTACGCCTCCGGTCTCTACATTGCCGAGCCCAGCGGGAAGTCCTTCTCCGTCGAGCAGAACAGCGCCTGCCAAATCATCGGCCTCCCCCTCGAGACGCCCGACTTCCCGCTCGTGTGGGTCCGGCGCAACGCCTACGATGATGGTCGCGACTACGGCGTGGTGCAGATCAACACCCGCGTCGGCATCCGCTCCCGCCGCGAGGAACACGTCCTCGGGGGCACCGGCTTCCAATCCAATAACGACCCGCTCTCGACCTACGGCATCCAGGCCACCGTCAAACGCACGTTTCCCAAAGCCCCCGGACCGGTCGTCACGTCCTATTTCACCGATCGTTTGGGCGAACTCGCCTTTGCCACCACAGCCTCAGGCGGCAGGTTCACGCTGCACTATCTCGAGCAGGACGAGTGGCACGAAAGCCCTGCCGATCTCGATGAGATCTACATCATCGGCGCCGGCGATGACCCCGGGGAGCTGATCGTCATGGGGCCCACCCAAGCGGGCTCGCCGCGCGCCCTGCACCGCTTCGACGCCCGCTCGGGCCAACTCGGTGAAATGGTGTATCAGGATGACGCCTACGACCCCGAATCCGCGTCCATCATCCGAGATCCCCGCTCACGGCGCATGATCGGATTGCGGATCGACAGCGTCGCCACCCGCACGGTCTGGTTCGACGAGACCATGCGACAGGTGCAGGCCATGGTGGAACAGAGCCTGCCCCGGCAAATCGTGCTGATCGTCGACATGGACGAGGAGGGACGTCACTTCATCCTCGCCTCCTATTCCGACAAGCAGCCTCCGATCTTTCACGTGCTCGACCTGAAAAAGAAGTCGCTCGGCTTGCTGAAACAGAGCGCGCCCTGGATTGATCCCGATCGCAGTGCGCCCATGCACATCATCCAGTTCAAAGCCCGCGACGGCGTGAAACTGGAAGGGTTCCTCACCATCCCGCCCGCCGCCTCCGAGGCCAATCCGGTGCCCCTGGTCGTCCTGCCGCACGGCGGTCCCTGGGCCAACGATATCTGGGGCTGGGATCCCGAGGTCCAGTTCCTCGCCAGCCGCGGCTACGCCGTCTTCCAACCCAACTACCGCGGCTCCACCGGCTACGATTGGAAATTCCCCGGTGACACCTGGGACTTCGCCAAGATGCACCACGATGTCACCGATGGCGTGAAGGCCCTGCGCAAGATGAGTCTCATCGATCCCGACCGAATCGCCATCATGGGCTCCTCGTTCGGCGGCTACCTGGCCCTCACCGGCGCCACGCAGGAGCCCGACCTGTATCGTTGCGCCATCAGCAACGCCGGCGTTTTCGATTGGCAGGAGTTGATCGACGACATGCAGCGTTTTCGCTTCGAGGATGCTCGTTATCAGGTGCTGCGCCGCAACCTCCTCGAGGCCTCGGCCACTAGCGCGGACCTGGAAGCGATCTCCCCGCTCAATCGGATCGACCAGATCAAGATCCCCGTCTTCGTCGCCCACGGCAAAAAGGATACCGTAGTCTCCATCCGCCAATCGAAACACCTGGTCGATGAACTGGAAAAAAACCACATCCCTCACGAGGTCCTGTTCGCCGGCGGTGAAGGACACGGCATGGAGCAACTGCGCAACCTCGACGCACTCTATTCCCGAATCGAGGCCTTCCTGGCCAAACACCTCTGA
- a CDS encoding serine hydrolase domain-containing protein produces the protein MTSLPLGRRVAAFSMLMLLGTLLSPLARAESSLPRSGSPEAQGVSSAAIQAFIDDVDANIDALHSFMLVRHGQVVAEGWWTPHHADAQHMFFSLSKSFTSTAVGMAIAEGHFTLNTPIIELFPAEAPAEPSDHLRNMRVRDLLAMNTGHHDEDLSKFSWAGTADTTLVNDFLHLPVAHKPGTHFLYNTPASYVLAAAVEKTTGESLIDYLTPRLFEPLGINTPHWDQSKDGVAFGGFGMRATTEDIAKLGQLYLQQGEWNAQRLLPADYVAAATRKQSSNGSNPESDWDQGYGYQFWRCIPGFYRGDGRFGQFCIVMPQYDAVVAITSGTNDMGGVMKAVWKHLLPGLAPVPLPADNTAAAALAERLSHLSYDRPAGAATSPLAATVSGRTYQLPANASRFSAVSIEFGQDQATFHGTVDGETHTLAVGYDRWLTGRTGAFQVLENRPMPGTAQDVGAAGAWTDENTFTVRFSLPETTYTPELALHFSPDGDAVTVTPLVFPLNDGKPFAPVQSSP, from the coding sequence ATGACCTCTCTGCCCCTCGGACGCCGCGTCGCTGCGTTCTCCATGCTCATGCTCCTCGGCACCTTGCTTAGCCCCCTCGCTCGTGCCGAATCCTCCCTCCCGCGCAGCGGCTCGCCCGAAGCGCAGGGTGTTTCGTCGGCGGCCATTCAAGCCTTCATCGACGACGTCGACGCCAACATCGACGCGCTGCACAGCTTCATGCTCGTGCGCCACGGTCAGGTGGTCGCCGAGGGCTGGTGGACGCCTCACCACGCCGACGCCCAGCACATGTTCTTTTCCCTCTCCAAGAGCTTCACCTCCACCGCCGTGGGCATGGCCATCGCCGAGGGGCACTTCACGCTCAACACGCCCATAATCGAACTGTTCCCCGCCGAGGCGCCCGCCGAGCCGTCCGACCACCTCCGCAACATGCGCGTGCGCGATCTGCTCGCCATGAACACCGGCCACCACGACGAGGACCTAAGTAAATTCTCTTGGGCCGGCACCGCCGACACCACGCTCGTGAACGACTTCCTGCACCTGCCCGTCGCCCACAAACCCGGCACCCACTTCCTCTACAATACTCCCGCCTCCTACGTGCTCGCCGCCGCCGTGGAAAAAACGACCGGCGAGAGCCTCATCGACTACCTCACGCCGCGCCTGTTTGAACCACTCGGGATCAACACCCCGCACTGGGACCAGAGCAAAGACGGCGTGGCCTTCGGCGGCTTCGGTATGCGCGCCACCACTGAAGACATCGCCAAGCTCGGCCAACTCTACCTGCAGCAAGGCGAGTGGAACGCCCAACGCCTCCTGCCCGCCGACTACGTCGCGGCCGCCACTCGCAAACAGTCCTCCAACGGCAGCAACCCCGAAAGCGATTGGGACCAGGGTTATGGTTACCAATTCTGGCGCTGCATCCCCGGCTTCTACCGCGGCGACGGTCGCTTCGGTCAGTTCTGTATCGTCATGCCCCAATACGACGCCGTCGTCGCCATCACGTCCGGCACCAACGACATGGGCGGCGTCATGAAAGCCGTCTGGAAACACCTCCTGCCCGGCCTCGCGCCTGTGCCGCTGCCCGCCGACAACACCGCCGCCGCCGCCCTCGCCGAACGCCTGAGTCACCTCAGCTACGACCGTCCCGCCGGCGCCGCCACCTCGCCTCTCGCCGCCACCGTCAGCGGCCGCACCTACCAGCTGCCCGCCAACGCCTCCCGCTTCAGCGCTGTATCCATCGAGTTTGGACAAGACCAGGCCACCTTCCACGGCACCGTGGATGGTGAAACGCACACGCTCGCCGTCGGTTACGACCGCTGGCTGACCGGCCGCACCGGCGCCTTCCAAGTGCTCGAAAACCGTCCCATGCCCGGCACCGCGCAGGACGTCGGCGCCGCCGGAGCGTGGACCGACGAAAACACCTTCACCGTGCGTTTCAGCCTCCCTGAGACCACCTACACCCCCGAGCTCGCCCTCCACTTCAGCCCCGACGGCGACGCCGTCACCGTCACCCCACTCGTCTTCCCCCTCAACGACGGGAAACCCTTCGCTCCAGTGCAGAGCAGTCCCTGA
- a CDS encoding 2-keto-4-pentenoate hydratase codes for MPTLTRLFRFAAATVLSIATLSAQEPGEWADEIIKALDRKHPIPAIGVTSRNPTEYMGYRVQRELVKKLVEAGDEVVGHKAGATSEAAQVKFGLLEPVAGELLKSHLKNTATFVSLRGKDGVMIEMEIGFVLKLTIREAPANVEELKEYVREIVPVVELPNVDFTEERITPADLIGSNVAASTVVVGRPKRVGLVDLNDVAVTLERGGEEIATGVGSDVMGDPWEALLWLVRQRLREGYEVKRNDLLITGAMGQVVSAKAGRYVADFGKLGRVTFSMR; via the coding sequence ATGCCTACCCTGACTCGACTCTTCCGTTTTGCCGCCGCTACTGTGCTCTCCATCGCCACCTTGTCCGCTCAGGAGCCCGGCGAATGGGCCGACGAGATCATCAAAGCGCTCGACCGCAAACATCCGATTCCGGCCATCGGCGTCACCAGCCGCAATCCGACCGAATACATGGGTTACCGGGTGCAGCGTGAGTTGGTGAAGAAGTTGGTCGAAGCCGGTGACGAAGTCGTCGGGCACAAAGCCGGGGCGACGTCGGAGGCGGCGCAGGTGAAATTTGGGTTATTGGAGCCGGTGGCCGGGGAGCTCTTGAAGTCACACCTGAAAAATACCGCGACCTTTGTGAGCCTGCGCGGCAAGGACGGGGTGATGATCGAAATGGAGATCGGGTTTGTGCTGAAGCTCACCATCCGCGAAGCGCCGGCCAATGTGGAGGAGCTGAAGGAGTATGTGCGCGAAATCGTGCCGGTGGTGGAGTTGCCCAATGTGGATTTCACCGAGGAGCGGATCACGCCGGCGGATCTCATCGGCAGTAATGTGGCGGCCTCGACGGTGGTGGTGGGGCGCCCCAAGCGAGTGGGCTTGGTCGACTTGAACGATGTTGCAGTGACCTTGGAACGCGGTGGCGAAGAAATTGCCACGGGCGTCGGCAGCGATGTGATGGGCGACCCATGGGAGGCGTTGCTATGGCTGGTGCGCCAACGCCTGCGCGAAGGTTACGAAGTGAAGCGCAATGACCTGTTGATCACGGGCGCGATGGGGCAGGTGGTGTCGGCCAAGGCCGGACGTTACGTGGCCGATTTTGGCAAGCTGGGCCGCGTGACGTTCTCGATGCGCTGA
- a CDS encoding STAS/SEC14 domain-containing protein, whose protein sequence is MIDQLPSPSEDTLVFSATGILSARDYESDFAPRIEQAIAKQGKVNLVLHLDENFEGWDFGAMWDDARFGYKHRHDFKHIAVVGAQAWFKWAMQLGSKVLDGEFRTFEEGQLDEAIAWITGAVVETANARD, encoded by the coding sequence ATGATTGACCAACTCCCCTCCCCCTCCGAGGACACCCTCGTTTTTTCCGCGACCGGCATCCTCAGCGCCCGTGACTACGAATCCGACTTTGCCCCGCGGATCGAACAAGCCATCGCCAAACAGGGCAAAGTGAACCTCGTCCTTCACCTCGACGAAAACTTCGAAGGCTGGGACTTCGGTGCCATGTGGGACGACGCCCGCTTCGGCTACAAACATCGCCACGACTTCAAACACATCGCCGTGGTCGGCGCCCAAGCCTGGTTCAAATGGGCCATGCAACTCGGCTCCAAGGTCCTCGACGGCGAATTCCGCACCTTCGAAGAAGGTCAACTCGACGAGGCCATCGCCTGGATCACCGGCGCCGTGGTCGAAACCGCCAACGCCCGCGACTGA